From the genome of Streptomyces sp. NBC_00523:
TCGTCCACCACGAGCATCCCGGGCCGCACCCCGCTCTCCCCGGCGTCCGGCAGGGCGTGCAGCGCGTCGAAGGTGGTCAGCGCGACCCCGCCGGAATCCCGCCACTCCGCGAACGCCTCCCGCCGCTCCGGCCCGTGCACCGGCAGCGCGCGCAGCGTGGACCTGGCCCGGACCTCCCGCGTCCAGTTGATGAGGACGCTCGCCGGGCACACCACCAGGAAGTGCGTCTCCCCGTGCGCCGCGAGGTGCGCCAGGGCCGCGATGGCCTGGACGGTCTTGCCGAGCCCCATCTCGTCGCCCAGGATCACCCGCTTCTGGACGAGTGCGAACCGGGCACCGAACGACTGGTAGCCGCGCAGGGAGACCCGCAGCCTGGCGTCGTCCAGCCGCAGCCCGCGCACCCGGTCGGCTATCCCCGACGGCAGGAACCCCTCCGCCGCGTCCCGGTCCGGCCCCGAGCCGGAGAGCTCCGCGAGCAGGCTGTAGTACTCGGCGGACCGCAGCTCGAAGTCGACCCAGGCGGCGGCCGGGGACCCCGGCGCCCGCAGCAGATCGGCCGACACCTGGGCGAACAGCGGCGGCAGCCCACGCTCCACCGCGTCGGCGACGGCCGCCCGGACCCCGGTCACCGCCTCCCGCACCCCGGCCCGCGACCGCCGCCCCGCGAACAGCATCCGCAGCCGCCCCCGCGCCGGACCGGCCGCCGTCAGCAGCGGATCGAGGCGCCCGGCCAGCGCCCGCGCCCCGTCCACCGCCCGCCGCGCGTCCGGGCCCGCCGCCACCAGCCCGTACACCGCGCCGAGCAGCGCGGTCACCGCCTCGTTCCGGTCGTCCACGTCCACGCGCACCGCGACGGTGTCCCGCACCGCGTGCGCGATGCCGCCCGCCGCCGCCAAGGCCTGGTCCGCCGTCTGCGCGCCGACGCCGGGGATCTGGCGGAGCTCGTAGCGGTTCGCGCCGTACACCTGGCCGACCGTCGTGAAACCCGCCTGCTCGATCGCGCCGAGGCGCAGCCGGCCCTCGGTGACGTCCTTCAGCCGGGAGACGGGAATGGAGTCGAGATCGGCGCGCACAAGGGCGTCCAGCAGGGGGTCCAGGCACGTCCGGACGGCGGTGACGGCCCGAGTGTGGTCCGCGAGGACCCCGCGCGCCGCGTCCAGCAGACCGTCGGCGCGGACGAGCAGCTCCCGGGCGGCCCGCCCGGCCGGTGCCCCGCCCTCGCTCATGTACGTCCCTCTGTCTCCGCGACCCCGCCGCTCTCCGCGTACGTGGCTCATATCGTCCCATGCGGTGCCGGTGCCCCGGCCGGGCGGACGCGCCATTGACGCGGCGTTGATCAGTCGTTTATCGCGGCACGGCACTGTGGCGTCATGCTGATCAACACCGCGACCGACCCCGCCTTCTCCTGGCAGGAAACAGCACTGTGCGCCCAGGCGGGCCCCGAGTTCTTCTTCCCGGCCCCCGGCAGCTCCACCCGTGAGGCCAAGCAGCTCTGCAACGCCTGCGAGGGACGGCAGGCGTGCCTGGAGTACGCCCTCGACAACGACGAGCGCTTCGGCGTGTGGGGCGGCCTGTCCGAGAAGGAGCGGGAGCGGCTGCGCCGAGTTGGCCGCGAGCGGGCCTGAAACACCCCCGCACGTGCGAGACTTCGGCCTCCACCGTTTCCGTACGCGGACCCCGTGGGCGTGACGGAACCCGCGTCGACCTGGAGGAGAAGCCGAGTTGAGCGAGTACGACTACGTCGTCGTCGGGGCGGGTTCGGCCGGCTGCGTGCTGGCCGCGCGGCTGTCCGAGGACCCCACCGTGCGGGTCGCGCTGGTCGAGTCGGGCGGACCCGACCGCAAGCAGGAGATCCGGATCCCGGCCGCCTTCCCGCAGTTGTTCAAGACCCCGTTCGACTGGGACTTCAGCACGGTGAAGCAGCCGGCGCTCGGCGGCCGTGAACTGTTCTGGCCGCGCGGCCACACGCTCGGCGGCTCCTCCTCGATCAACGCGATGATGTGGGTACGCGGTCACCGCGACGACTACGACGCGTGGGCGGCGTCCGCCGGGCCGGACTGGGGCCACGACGCGATCGTGCCCTACTTCCGGCGCGCCGAGCGCTGGTCCGGCCCGGCCGTTGACCGCACGGTGTACGGCACCGAGGGCCCGCTGCACATCGCGCCGCCCCGCAGCCCGTCCCCGCTCACCGCCGACTTCGTCACCGCCTGCCGCGACGACGGCCTGACGTTCCTGCCCGAACTGAACGCGCCCGACCACAGCGGGGTCGCCCTCACCCCCGTCAACCAGCGGCGCGGACGGCGCTGGAGCGCGGCCGACGGCTATCTGAAACCGGCCGCCAAGCGCGCCAACCTGGACGTCCTCACGCACACCCGCGTCCGCGCCCTCGCCTTCGACGGCGACCGGGCCACCGGGGTGGAGACCGAGAGCTCCGGCACGCTCACCGCCCGCCGCGAGGTGATCCTCAGCGCCGGCGCCATCGGCTCCCCGCACCTGCTGCTGCGCTCGGGCATCGGCGACCCCGGCGAACTGCGCCGCGCGGGCGTCGAGGTGCGCGCCGCGTCCCCGGACGTCGGCCGCAACCTCCAGGACCACCTGTCCTTCGCGGTCACCCTGCACTGCCCGCGCCCGGTCACCCTGACGGGCGCCGACGCCCCGGTGAACATCGCCCGCTACCTGCTCACCGGGCGCGGACCGCTGAGCTCCAACCTGGCGGAGGCCGTCGCCTTCGTCCGCAGCGCCTCCGCACCGGCCGCGCCGGACCTGGAACTGATCTTCGCCCCGGCCCCGTTCATCGACCACGGGCTGACCCCGCCCACCGAACACGGCGTCACGATCGGCGTGGTCCTCCTCCAGCCCGAGAGCACCGGCCGCATCACCCTGGACACCGACCACCCGGACCCGCGCTCCGCCCTGCGCATCGACCCGGGCTACCTCGCGGACGGCACCGATCTGCGGCGCATGATGGACGGCGTCCGCCACGCCGAACGGCTCTTCGCCCACAGCGCTCTCGCCCCGCACACCTCGACACCCATGGGCCACTACCCGGGGGAGGTGGACGACGACCGCCTGGCCGAGGCGATCCGGACCGGGGCGGAAACCCTCTACCACCCCGTCGGCACCTGCCGGATGGGCGAGGACCCCGGCTCGGTCACCGACCCCCGGCTCCGGGTGCGCGGCGTCCGGGGCCTGCGCGTGGTCGACGCCTCGGTCATGCCGCGCATCACCCGGGGCCACACCCACGCGCCCACGGTCGCCATCGCCGAGAAGGCCGCCGAACTGATCCGGCAGGACGCCCGGGGCTAGAAGGCCTTCAGGGGCCGCCGCAGGGCCGGGATCACGACGGGATACGGAACGTCTCCCCGTACATCTTCCAGGTCAGCGGCGGCTCCAGGGCCAGGTTCTCGTCCTCCAGGAAGACGCGCTGCGCGGTGTCGATGCGCGAGGTGTCGTGCTGCTGGTTCTTCTTCGACTTCATCACGGCGCGCGCCGTGTCCAGGAAGATGTCCAGGTACGCCGACTCGTCTCCGCCCTCCGCGACCGTGTCCGCCTCGGCCAGCGCCGCCTGCCGGATGCCGTAGAAGGAATCCGCCTCGTGCCCCGGCCCCTGGAGCACCATGGTGTCGAAGTAGATGAACTGGCCCAGCGCGCCGAGCCCGTCCAGCTTCGCCAGGCGTACCGCGGGCTCGAAGTACTGCTTGTCGCGGACCTCCTCCTGCGCCGCGCGGAACGCCGGGTCCTCGGCCGCCTTCTTCCACGCACCCGTGAACCCCGGGTCCAGGCCCTCGTGCGAACCGGTCCCGTCGACCTTGCGCAGCGCGGGCAGATACGGGGCGAGCGGGTTGTCCGGGTGGTCCTTCGTGAACGCCTCCACGAACGCCAGCATGTCGTGCGTACCGGAGCAGAAACCGACGAGCCCGGCCGCGTAACCGGTGCCGTCGCCGCTGTCCTCGATCGTCGCGTACTGGGTGCGCCACTTCAGCGTCGAGCCCTCCGCGCTGGCCAGCAGCTCCCACGCGATCTCGCGCATCTCCGGCGCGGCGAGCCCGGCCGGCGCCCGGCCGACCCGCTTGTTCATCTCCGCGCGCTCCTCGTCGTCCGCCGCCGCGAACGGGTCCGGGTTCACCGGCCCGGTGGCCGAAGCCTCGGCGGCCTTGGGGGAGTCCGTCGGCAGTCCGGCGTCCTCGCCGCCGGTGTTGAAGACGAGGGCGACGGCTATCGCCAGCGGCGCACCGATGAGAACGAAGCGGGTCACAGGTTTCACCGGCACAGCGTACGGTCCCCGCCCGCCCCCGGGCGGCACACCCCCGCACGGCAGAATCGCCCCATGACCGACGCCCTGCTGAAGTCCCTCGACCCGCTTCCGTACCCCCGGCGCATGCGCGAACTCGCCGCCCGGGCCCGCGTTCTGTCCGCTTCGGGGGAATTGCGCCGCGTGCTGGACGAGCTGGACCGTGGCGGCCCGTACGAGCGCGGTCTCGCCGCCATCGCGGCGGCCGTCGGCGGCGACGCGGAGTGGACCGGCGCGCACCTCGCCGACCCGGACCCCTTCGTGCAGGGCCACGCCCTGCGGGCCGCCCGGAGCCTCGGCGTCCCCGACGAGGCGTACGAACAGGCCCTGGACGACCTGCCCCGCGCCGCGCGCCGCCGCCTGCTCCGGGCCGTCGTCCGCGACGGGCGCACCGGCCTCGCCGCCCGGCTCCTGGAACGGGTGCGCGGCGACTGGGGCGACGCGGAGGCAACCGTGCTGCTCCCCGGCTGCCCCGCCGACACCGTGGCCCGGCTGCTGCCCGAGCTGCTGTACGCCGTACGCGGCTGGAGCGGCCTGGGCCGCTGCCACCCCGGCCCCCTCCTGGACGCCGTCGAACACCAGCTCGCCGAACTGCCCGAGCCGCAGCGCCCTGAGTGGTGGCAGCGGTACGCCCCCGGGATCGCCGCGACCGTCACCGCCCGGCCCGCCCGCGTCCTCGATCTGCTCGAACGCTTCGGCCCCGCCACCCTGCCGTGGCCGCTGGCCCACCGCCTCGGCGCCCTCGCCACCGCCGACCCGGCCCGCACCGCCCGGCTGCTGCTGCGCCCCGAGACCAGGTCCATGCTGGAGCAAGGCGCGCGCCGGGTGCCCGACGGCGTCCTCGTCCGCCTCGCCCGCACCGCGCCCGAAGGGCTCGTCGTGGAGCTGGGCCGCGCCCTGGCCCAGAACTCCGCGGGCCTCGCCCGGCTCCTCGCCGCCCTCCCGCCCGGCCGGCGCACCGCCCTGCACGCCTCGGTCACCGCCGGACGCGGCCCGGGCGGCCCCGCCGTCGACGCGGACCTCCTCGACGCACTGCCCCGCAGCGGCGTCGCCGACGAGGCGCGGCGCATGGCGGACCGGGCCGCCGAACGCGGCGAGGACTGGCACACCGTGCTCCTCGCCCAGTCCTACCTCCCGGCCGCCGAAGTGTGGGACCGGCTGCTCGCCGCCACCCGCCGGCCCGCCGCCGCGGACCGGGCCCTCGTCTGGCCGCTGCTCGTCCGCAACGCCGGGCGCACCGGCGCACCCGGGCCCGTCGCCGTACTCCTGGACGACATGGCCAGGCTCCGCAACGAACAGGACCCCGTCCGCTCGGCTGCCCTCCTCGCCCTCGCGGGCATCCCCGCCGCCCTGTTCACCGAGGCCATGGAACCCGCCCTGGACCGGATCGCGGCCGACGCCGTCGAGGCCCGGGACTCCTCCTACGCCACCCGGCACGCCCTGAGCACTCTCGCCGTACGGCTGCTGCGCGAACACGCCGTCACCGGCCGCCGCGCCCTGGTCAGCTGGTCGCTGCGCACCCTGGTCCGGATCTCCGGCAACACCGGCGGCGCCGACCTCGGACGGCTCGACCGCACCCTGCGCAGGGGCCAGGAGCACGAGGTGTTCGAGGCCCTGCGGCCCTGGCTGGAGGCGGGCGCCGAGAAGAGCGACTACGGGCTCGCGTTCGCGCTCGTCCGGGCGCTGGGCCGCCGCGCGGCCGGGCTGCCCGAGCTCCAGGACCTGCTGTGGCAGGCGATCCGCTTCGGCTCGGTCACCACCGCGCGGACCGCCGTCCGGCTGTGGCTGGAACCGGACACGGACCGGGGCGAGCGCGTCGAACGGCTCCTCGCGCTCGACCCCTCGGCCGGCACCCTGCCCGAGGTGCTGGCGGTCCTCACCCGCACCCGGACCGACCTGCTCGACCCGTACCTCGCGACCCCGCCGCCGCACGGCCGCTTCCTGACCCCCGGCCGCCCCTGGACCGTCCACCCCGGAGCCGAGATCCGCCGCTGGGTGCCCCGCCAGCACCGCGCCGCCGAACGCGCCCTGCGCCACGCCGCGCGCGACGGGAAGCTGCCGCTGCACGGACGGGCGCGCGCCGTCGTCGCCCTGGCCCGCATCCCCGGGACCGGCGCCGAGTCGCTGGGGGAGTGGACCGGCTCCGACGACGTCGTGCTCGCCGAGGCCGCGCTCACCGCGCTCGGCCACACC
Proteins encoded in this window:
- a CDS encoding DEAD/DEAH box helicase gives rise to the protein MSEGGAPAGRAARELLVRADGLLDAARGVLADHTRAVTAVRTCLDPLLDALVRADLDSIPVSRLKDVTEGRLRLGAIEQAGFTTVGQVYGANRYELRQIPGVGAQTADQALAAAGGIAHAVRDTVAVRVDVDDRNEAVTALLGAVYGLVAAGPDARRAVDGARALAGRLDPLLTAAGPARGRLRMLFAGRRSRAGVREAVTGVRAAVADAVERGLPPLFAQVSADLLRAPGSPAAAWVDFELRSAEYYSLLAELSGSGPDRDAAEGFLPSGIADRVRGLRLDDARLRVSLRGYQSFGARFALVQKRVILGDEMGLGKTVQAIAALAHLAAHGETHFLVVCPASVLINWTREVRARSTLRALPVHGPERREAFAEWRDSGGVALTTFDALHALPDAGESGVRPGMLVVDEAHYVKNPETRRSRAVSGWSGLTDRVLFLTGTPMENRVEEFRSLVRQLRPELAPSVGAGHGAAGSRAFRRAVAPAYLRRNQEDVLAELPAVVQVDEWEEFSEGDLLAYREAVAEGHFMRMRRAAYARPETSAKLDRLRELVGDAAGNGLKVVVFSYFREVLETVRGALGAGVSGLLSGSVAAARRQEMVDAFTAADGHAVLLSQIQAGGVGLNMQAASVVILCEPQIKPTTEHQAVARVHRMGQIRTVRVHRLLAADSIDQRMLDIVARKERLFDAYARRSDVAETTPDAVDVSEGELARRIVEEEQRRLGAAARPSVT
- a CDS encoding WhiB family transcriptional regulator, which produces MLINTATDPAFSWQETALCAQAGPEFFFPAPGSSTREAKQLCNACEGRQACLEYALDNDERFGVWGGLSEKERERLRRVGRERA
- a CDS encoding GMC family oxidoreductase encodes the protein MSEYDYVVVGAGSAGCVLAARLSEDPTVRVALVESGGPDRKQEIRIPAAFPQLFKTPFDWDFSTVKQPALGGRELFWPRGHTLGGSSSINAMMWVRGHRDDYDAWAASAGPDWGHDAIVPYFRRAERWSGPAVDRTVYGTEGPLHIAPPRSPSPLTADFVTACRDDGLTFLPELNAPDHSGVALTPVNQRRGRRWSAADGYLKPAAKRANLDVLTHTRVRALAFDGDRATGVETESSGTLTARREVILSAGAIGSPHLLLRSGIGDPGELRRAGVEVRAASPDVGRNLQDHLSFAVTLHCPRPVTLTGADAPVNIARYLLTGRGPLSSNLAEAVAFVRSASAPAAPDLELIFAPAPFIDHGLTPPTEHGVTIGVVLLQPESTGRITLDTDHPDPRSALRIDPGYLADGTDLRRMMDGVRHAERLFAHSALAPHTSTPMGHYPGEVDDDRLAEAIRTGAETLYHPVGTCRMGEDPGSVTDPRLRVRGVRGLRVVDASVMPRITRGHTHAPTVAIAEKAAELIRQDARG
- a CDS encoding chitosanase → MTRFVLIGAPLAIAVALVFNTGGEDAGLPTDSPKAAEASATGPVNPDPFAAADDEERAEMNKRVGRAPAGLAAPEMREIAWELLASAEGSTLKWRTQYATIEDSGDGTGYAAGLVGFCSGTHDMLAFVEAFTKDHPDNPLAPYLPALRKVDGTGSHEGLDPGFTGAWKKAAEDPAFRAAQEEVRDKQYFEPAVRLAKLDGLGALGQFIYFDTMVLQGPGHEADSFYGIRQAALAEADTVAEGGDESAYLDIFLDTARAVMKSKKNQQHDTSRIDTAQRVFLEDENLALEPPLTWKMYGETFRIPS